From a region of the Nonlabens sp. Hel1_33_55 genome:
- a CDS encoding DUF58 domain-containing protein encodes MDLQQELNKTSGFKNLALLASQVVEGYISGMHKSPFHGFSAEFAEHKIYNQGESTRHIDWKLYAKTDKYYTKKYDEETNLRCHLIVDNSASMHYPAVKSQELGSLNKIGFASLATASIMNLLKKQRDAVGLSVYSDTYEYYAPEKGSERHHTMLLDQLNGVSVEKNNFKATDTYKYLHEIAENIKRRSLIILFTDMFQNDRQEEELFEALRHLKYNKHDVVLFHTYDSATEINFDFENRPTRFIDVESGEYINVYADNVKDSYKESISIYFEELRVKCGQYRIKYVPVDIQKDFNVILTTFLLERQLFK; translated from the coding sequence ATGGATCTGCAACAGGAACTGAACAAAACCTCTGGATTTAAGAACCTCGCATTACTGGCTAGCCAGGTAGTGGAAGGCTATATCAGTGGTATGCACAAATCACCTTTTCACGGTTTCAGCGCAGAGTTTGCGGAACATAAAATCTACAATCAAGGGGAAAGTACAAGACACATCGATTGGAAATTATATGCCAAAACCGATAAATACTACACCAAAAAATACGACGAGGAGACTAATTTAAGATGTCACTTAATTGTGGATAATAGTGCTTCCATGCACTACCCAGCAGTAAAGAGTCAGGAGTTGGGATCTTTGAATAAAATTGGATTTGCTTCACTGGCTACTGCAAGCATTATGAATTTGTTGAAAAAACAACGGGATGCTGTAGGGTTAAGTGTGTATTCCGATACCTATGAGTACTATGCTCCAGAAAAAGGAAGTGAGCGCCATCACACCATGTTGCTGGATCAATTAAATGGCGTCAGTGTTGAGAAGAATAATTTCAAGGCAACGGACACCTACAAATATCTACACGAGATCGCTGAAAACATCAAACGAAGATCCTTGATCATTCTATTCACAGATATGTTCCAAAATGATCGCCAGGAAGAGGAATTATTCGAGGCACTAAGACACTTGAAATATAATAAGCATGATGTCGTGTTATTCCACACCTACGATAGTGCAACAGAAATCAATTTTGATTTTGAGAATAGACCAACTCGGTTTATTGACGTGGAATCTGGAGAATATATCAACGTATATGCAGATAATGTCAAAGACTCCTATAAGGAATCTATCTCTATATATTTTGAAGAATTAAGAGTGAAGTGCGGTCAATACAGGATTAAATATGTTCCCGTAGATATTCAGAAAGACTTCAATGTGATTTTGACGACTTTTCTATTGGAACGTCAACTATTCAAATAA
- a CDS encoding alpha-amylase family glycosyl hydrolase, producing the protein MKYITLLLTFLVFAFAKAQVSTASPTPTADQAVTILFDATGTPLEGTTQTLHLYAGVTINGQDFQNTPTGENAFFDNDPTVNPTFTSTGQNSYQITLGPTLNQYFGVNPSTDIITAIDFVIRNANGTNGNNPVQTQDYKLTIFQPGLNAVITTPSDNQIINLNQQITISASSSQNATLDLTVNNTSIANVNDQQNLSVPFTFDTAGTYEIVFTADTGNDVVTDRVQVFVPAATQTEVRPAGLKNGVNENADGSVTFLLAAPAKSSALLISSFTNWRPTLATQLKKDGDYFWVTVPANNFVANEEFLYQYIVDGTIKIADPFSTEILDPITDQFIKAGNYPNLSAYPMGETTGAISLATYLETPYQWNITDFQRPDNENLVIYELLVRDFSEEDSYQAIIDNIDYLTNLGINAVEFMPLNEFGGNDSWGYDPAYHGALDKAYGTPDKFKELVDLLHANGIAVILDVVYNQATGSSPLVKLWPDDSGNGAGPDNPYLNTSAPHRVLEFFEDFNHESPWTKEYVKQTLQYFLDEFNIDGFRFDLSKGFTQTITNGFGDWGARDDSRIAILNDYKSFLLDNNDSDIYLILEHLADFEEERILANNGFMMWGKMTTEYKQNSLGYSDNSNLFRSYFTSRNFDDQHLVSYAESHDEQRIMFETLNFGNPDNSSYNIRSLPIALDRQEALAAVQYSIPGPKMLWQFGELGYDIDIDENGRTGRKPVPFTNGYSTNADRLDLYEITSEMIKLKVKYPETFNNRNNFLELNGGLVKRIELRGSEFDAVVLANFDVTPKQISPKFTQTGTWYDYFGGTSLDVTDQNANINIPAGGYKVFSSRELNTTASTNDNDLSIIDIQLYPNPTRDAFKFNVPMQNVIVRSMTGQTVKTFGSNQERYDVSNLASGIYIVEAYDFKNNRSSIKLVKK; encoded by the coding sequence ATGAAATATATAACTCTACTACTTACTTTTTTAGTATTCGCTTTCGCGAAAGCGCAAGTATCAACAGCATCGCCTACACCTACAGCAGATCAGGCAGTAACAATTTTGTTTGACGCGACAGGTACACCTTTGGAAGGGACCACTCAAACGTTACACCTATATGCCGGTGTCACGATTAATGGGCAGGACTTTCAAAACACACCAACTGGAGAGAATGCTTTTTTTGACAATGATCCAACGGTTAATCCAACATTTACGAGTACTGGGCAGAATTCCTACCAAATCACATTAGGACCTACCTTAAATCAATATTTTGGAGTAAATCCTAGTACGGATATAATTACCGCTATAGATTTTGTAATTAGAAACGCGAATGGAACCAATGGAAATAATCCAGTACAGACCCAAGATTATAAGTTAACCATCTTTCAACCAGGGTTGAATGCTGTGATCACCACACCTAGCGATAATCAAATCATTAATTTAAATCAACAAATAACCATTAGTGCCAGTAGTTCACAAAATGCAACACTTGACCTCACTGTCAATAATACAAGTATTGCTAATGTAAACGATCAACAAAACCTGAGCGTACCTTTTACTTTCGATACCGCTGGAACCTATGAAATTGTTTTTACTGCAGACACAGGTAATGATGTGGTTACAGATCGAGTGCAAGTATTTGTTCCTGCGGCAACTCAGACGGAGGTTAGACCTGCCGGTTTAAAAAATGGCGTGAACGAGAATGCAGATGGTAGTGTTACTTTCCTTCTAGCGGCTCCTGCCAAATCGAGTGCACTACTTATCTCTAGCTTTACAAATTGGAGACCAACGCTAGCAACTCAATTGAAGAAGGATGGAGACTACTTCTGGGTAACAGTGCCTGCCAATAATTTTGTGGCAAATGAAGAGTTTCTCTATCAATACATCGTTGATGGTACCATAAAAATAGCTGATCCTTTCAGTACAGAAATTTTAGACCCTATAACAGATCAATTCATAAAGGCTGGAAACTATCCTAATTTATCTGCATATCCAATGGGTGAAACCACAGGTGCGATAAGTCTAGCTACTTACTTAGAAACACCGTATCAATGGAACATTACAGATTTTCAAAGACCAGATAACGAGAATTTAGTAATCTATGAATTACTAGTGCGCGATTTTTCTGAAGAAGATAGTTATCAGGCGATTATAGATAACATAGACTATCTCACTAACTTAGGAATAAATGCGGTTGAATTTATGCCTCTCAATGAATTTGGTGGTAATGATAGTTGGGGCTATGATCCAGCTTACCATGGTGCTCTAGATAAAGCTTATGGTACACCTGATAAATTTAAAGAACTTGTTGATTTACTTCACGCTAATGGAATTGCAGTAATTCTCGATGTGGTGTATAACCAAGCCACTGGTAGCAGTCCTTTGGTAAAATTGTGGCCAGACGATAGTGGTAATGGAGCTGGACCAGACAATCCTTATTTAAATACATCAGCACCACATCGTGTACTAGAGTTTTTTGAAGATTTTAATCATGAAAGCCCTTGGACTAAGGAATACGTAAAGCAAACGTTACAGTATTTTCTAGATGAGTTTAATATTGATGGATTTAGATTTGATTTAAGTAAAGGATTTACGCAAACTATAACAAACGGCTTCGGTGATTGGGGAGCTCGTGACGACTCAAGAATAGCGATACTTAATGATTACAAATCTTTTCTACTCGATAATAATGATAGCGACATCTATCTTATACTCGAACACCTTGCAGATTTTGAGGAAGAGCGTATTCTAGCTAATAACGGTTTTATGATGTGGGGAAAGATGACTACGGAATACAAGCAAAACTCTTTGGGCTATTCAGACAATTCTAATCTTTTTAGATCGTATTTTACTTCAAGAAATTTTGATGATCAGCATCTGGTATCCTATGCAGAAAGTCATGATGAGCAGCGTATCATGTTTGAAACGTTGAACTTTGGAAATCCAGATAATTCCTCTTACAATATTCGTTCACTACCAATCGCTTTAGACAGACAAGAAGCCCTCGCTGCAGTACAATACAGCATTCCTGGACCTAAAATGCTGTGGCAATTTGGCGAATTAGGTTATGATATTGACATCGATGAAAACGGGCGTACCGGTAGAAAACCAGTTCCCTTTACTAACGGTTACAGCACTAATGCAGATCGTTTAGACTTATATGAAATAACTAGTGAAATGATTAAACTAAAAGTTAAGTATCCAGAAACCTTTAACAATAGGAATAACTTCTTGGAGCTTAACGGTGGTCTTGTTAAGAGAATAGAGCTTAGAGGTTCTGAATTTGATGCTGTCGTACTTGCGAATTTTGACGTGACGCCTAAGCAAATTTCTCCTAAGTTCACTCAGACCGGTACTTGGTATGATTATTTTGGTGGGACTAGTTTAGATGTGACAGACCAGAATGCAAACATCAACATTCCAGCAGGTGGATATAAAGTTTTTTCTTCAAGAGAACTTAACACCACGGCGAGTACTAATGATAATGATCTTTCAATCATAGATATACAGTTGTATCCTAACCCTACTCGCGATGCTTTCAAGTTTAATGTACCTATGCAAAATGTGATTGTAAGATCAATGACTGGGCAGACGGTTAAAACTTTTGGGAGTAATCAGGAGCGTTATGATGTATCCAATTTAGCATCTGGAATATATATTGTGGAAGCATATGATTTTAAAAACAACCGTTCATCGATTAAATTGGTTAAAAAATAG
- a CDS encoding RagB/SusD family nutrient uptake outer membrane protein, giving the protein MMRIYKLVFALFIASAAFVACEDALDLEPEGNTSASGELANLEAFQGRWAKLYAGLITGGQSGGDGGADIQGIDGGFSNYGRLFWKLSELTTDEAIIAWNDGTIKDLHWQNWTPDNEFIAAMFARLSYQVTLTNAFIRESSDAAIADAGLSGADAELVRSYVSDARFLRAYSYYHGMDMFGTLPFTTENTAADGSELPEYISREDLFAYVESELLDIVDQLPSGQGSDYGRVSQAAAQMLLAKIYMNAEVYTGTPRYGDALTYVNAVIGQGYVIDTDLPYRALFLADNNINGAQNEFIWTLNYDGENTQTFGGTTFLSHAPVGGNMDPANYGLDSGWGGIRTTPEFVALFPNEENSNDSRENFFTEGQQKSIADVGRFQDGFAIVKFQNVNLDGTPAPNPTFVSTDFPVFRLADAYLMYAEIVARGAGGNNATAVNYINTIRQRAYGNDSNGISSNDLTLDFILDERGRELHWESHRRQDLIRFNQFSTNGIWEWKGNVQSGTTTAAFRNVFPIPTTELNLNSNLVQNPGY; this is encoded by the coding sequence ATGATGAGAATATATAAATTAGTTTTTGCATTATTTATTGCATCGGCAGCATTTGTTGCTTGTGAAGATGCTCTAGATCTTGAGCCTGAGGGCAACACTTCTGCATCAGGAGAACTTGCAAATTTAGAGGCTTTTCAAGGTCGCTGGGCAAAATTGTACGCAGGTCTAATCACAGGTGGCCAATCTGGTGGTGATGGTGGTGCGGATATTCAGGGAATTGATGGTGGCTTTTCAAACTATGGTAGATTATTCTGGAAACTTTCAGAATTAACTACTGATGAAGCCATAATTGCTTGGAATGATGGTACCATCAAGGACCTTCACTGGCAAAACTGGACTCCAGACAACGAGTTTATCGCTGCTATGTTTGCTAGACTGAGTTACCAAGTAACCCTAACTAATGCATTTATTAGAGAATCCTCTGATGCTGCTATAGCAGACGCAGGCCTTTCAGGAGCAGATGCTGAGTTAGTAAGAAGCTACGTCTCAGACGCTAGATTTTTGAGAGCCTATTCTTACTACCATGGTATGGATATGTTTGGAACCTTACCATTTACCACAGAAAATACCGCGGCTGATGGTTCAGAATTACCTGAATATATTTCAAGAGAAGATCTTTTTGCATACGTAGAAAGCGAATTGCTCGATATTGTTGATCAGCTCCCATCCGGACAAGGATCAGATTATGGTCGTGTGAGTCAAGCTGCAGCGCAAATGTTACTTGCAAAAATTTACATGAATGCAGAAGTTTATACAGGCACACCTCGATACGGTGACGCCCTTACCTATGTAAATGCAGTAATCGGTCAAGGTTATGTCATTGATACTGACTTACCTTATCGTGCATTGTTTCTTGCTGACAATAACATCAATGGTGCACAGAATGAGTTTATCTGGACATTGAACTACGATGGTGAAAATACACAGACCTTTGGAGGAACCACCTTTCTTTCACACGCACCAGTTGGAGGAAACATGGATCCAGCAAACTACGGCTTAGATTCAGGTTGGGGTGGAATTAGAACCACTCCAGAATTTGTAGCTCTTTTCCCTAACGAAGAAAACTCCAATGATTCGAGAGAAAACTTCTTTACAGAAGGACAGCAAAAAAGTATCGCAGATGTAGGAAGGTTTCAAGATGGATTTGCCATTGTTAAGTTCCAAAATGTGAATCTTGATGGCACACCGGCACCTAATCCAACATTTGTAAGCACAGATTTTCCAGTATTTAGATTAGCTGATGCTTATTTAATGTATGCAGAGATCGTAGCACGTGGTGCTGGTGGTAATAATGCAACAGCAGTTAATTACATCAATACCATAAGACAAAGAGCGTATGGGAATGATTCTAATGGAATTTCAAGTAATGATCTTACTTTAGATTTTATACTTGATGAGCGTGGTAGAGAACTACACTGGGAATCACATAGACGTCAAGATCTTATCAGATTTAATCAGTTCTCAACAAACGGAATCTGGGAGTGGAAAGGAAATGTTCAAAGTGGTACAACGACAGCTGCTTTTAGAAATGTATTCCCAATTCCAACAACAGAACTTAATTTGAACTCAAACCTAGTCCAGAATCCTGGATATTAA
- a CDS encoding NADP-dependent oxidoreductase: MKTILLKNRPEGKPQTSDFEFVERDKPSPKDGEVLLETKYVSVDPYMRGRMRDEKSYIEPFKLDEPIQSAIVAEVVESKHEKFQKGDFLTGMLQWKEFQTSNGKGLRKVSKDKVSLSAYLGVLGMTGLTAYFGLTRIGELKEGETLLVSGAAGAVGSVVGQIGKIKGCKVIGIAGTDEKVEMLKNEFGFDDAINYDKTDDMAAAIKKAAPDGIDVYFDNVGSYTLDAAMENINRFGRVINCGAISLYNETEQPTGPRLETKIVKKSLKMQGFIVRNFEEDFEEGIEQLSSWLKSGKLKHEETIVEGFDEIPQAFLDLFDGKNKGKMVVKV; this comes from the coding sequence ATGAAAACCATACTGCTTAAAAATAGACCCGAAGGAAAGCCACAAACCTCTGATTTCGAATTTGTCGAGAGAGATAAGCCATCGCCAAAAGATGGAGAGGTTTTGCTAGAAACCAAATATGTATCAGTAGATCCATACATGCGCGGCCGCATGCGTGATGAGAAATCATATATCGAGCCTTTCAAGTTGGATGAACCCATACAATCTGCCATAGTTGCGGAGGTTGTGGAGAGCAAACATGAGAAATTCCAGAAAGGTGATTTCCTAACCGGAATGCTGCAATGGAAGGAATTTCAAACCAGCAATGGCAAAGGATTACGCAAGGTGAGCAAAGATAAAGTCTCTTTAAGTGCTTATTTGGGAGTTTTGGGAATGACTGGATTGACGGCATATTTTGGTTTGACCAGAATAGGAGAGCTCAAAGAAGGCGAGACGTTGCTAGTTTCTGGAGCTGCTGGTGCGGTAGGATCTGTTGTGGGACAAATTGGTAAAATTAAAGGATGTAAAGTCATAGGAATCGCAGGAACTGATGAGAAAGTAGAAATGCTCAAGAATGAATTCGGTTTTGATGATGCGATCAACTACGATAAAACCGATGACATGGCAGCTGCAATCAAGAAAGCAGCACCAGACGGTATAGATGTCTATTTTGACAATGTTGGAAGTTATACGCTGGATGCAGCCATGGAAAATATCAACCGTTTTGGTAGAGTGATCAATTGTGGTGCAATATCCCTTTACAATGAAACAGAACAACCTACAGGACCACGACTGGAAACCAAGATTGTCAAGAAAAGCCTCAAAATGCAAGGCTTCATAGTTCGCAATTTTGAGGAAGATTTTGAAGAAGGTATTGAGCAACTAAGCAGCTGGCTAAAAAGTGGCAAGCTTAAACACGAGGAAACGATCGTAGAAGGATTTGATGAGATCCCACAGGCATTTCTAGATTTGTTTGATGGAAAGAACAAGGGTAAAATGGTGGTGAAGGTCTAA
- a CDS encoding SusE domain-containing protein: protein MKKITTLLLSFLAIMAVVSCSDDDEQLFIDQADSQLTFESPASASYILTFETKDNLAERLVWSTPSFETPISVTYAVEASTDPNDFSNAEVVTTTNNNFVDLTVERLNDLSATLGLTPFSQGVIAMRIVGTTADAGMEPLVSDILTLSVTSYTTDSPKLYVPGNYAESSGYGANWTPSDSETPFLEATEFGSVEFEGFIFMSNDAPEFKFTPTNEGFEGAFGDGGTGMLSNDGGAGNLTVPGPGYYYITVNLDPDGDPTTDDASWSASSRVWGIIGAATQPTNPAGWDDELNMTYNKETKLWTVELTMDAGEFKFRAQEWTDFTNFGDNGGDGVLEFNSANIEVGTSGTYRAELDLSQPRNYTYELVSI from the coding sequence ATGAAAAAAATCACAACCCTTCTATTGTCTTTTCTAGCGATTATGGCAGTGGTATCTTGTAGCGATGATGATGAGCAATTGTTTATTGATCAAGCAGATTCTCAGCTCACTTTTGAATCACCTGCTTCTGCTTCGTATATATTAACTTTTGAAACTAAAGATAATTTAGCAGAGCGTCTTGTATGGAGTACTCCATCATTTGAAACTCCTATATCAGTAACTTATGCTGTCGAGGCATCCACTGATCCTAACGATTTTTCAAATGCAGAAGTGGTTACTACAACCAATAATAATTTTGTAGATCTAACTGTAGAACGTCTCAATGACCTTTCTGCAACTTTAGGTTTGACTCCATTTTCTCAAGGTGTTATTGCAATGAGAATTGTAGGAACTACAGCAGATGCTGGTATGGAGCCACTAGTTTCAGATATTTTGACTTTATCTGTAACTTCATATACTACAGATTCTCCAAAACTTTATGTACCTGGTAATTACGCAGAATCTAGCGGTTATGGCGCAAACTGGACACCTAGCGATTCAGAAACTCCTTTTTTAGAAGCTACAGAATTTGGTAGTGTAGAATTTGAAGGATTTATTTTTATGAGTAATGACGCTCCTGAATTCAAGTTTACACCAACTAACGAAGGTTTTGAGGGTGCTTTTGGAGACGGCGGAACTGGTATGCTATCAAATGATGGTGGTGCTGGAAACCTTACTGTTCCTGGTCCAGGATATTATTACATTACTGTAAATCTTGATCCTGATGGTGACCCTACTACAGACGATGCTTCATGGAGTGCTTCTTCACGCGTTTGGGGAATCATAGGCGCGGCTACTCAGCCTACAAATCCTGCAGGATGGGATGATGAACTTAATATGACCTATAATAAAGAAACAAAACTGTGGACTGTAGAACTGACAATGGACGCAGGAGAGTTCAAATTTAGAGCACAAGAATGGACAGATTTTACCAATTTTGGTGATAACGGTGGCGATGGTGTGCTTGAATTTAACTCAGCCAACATTGAGGTAGGTACTTCTGGTACTTATAGAGCAGAGCTTGACTTGAGCCAGCCACGTAATTACACCTATGAATTGGTATCTATTTAA
- the trxA gene encoding thioredoxin — MALEITDANFEETVLKSDKPVLVDFWAAWCGPCRMVGPIIDEVSSEYTDKAVVGKLDVDANQEFAAKYGVRNIPTVLVFQNGEVVGRQVGVAPKNAYTDALDELLK, encoded by the coding sequence ATGGCATTAGAAATAACAGATGCAAATTTTGAAGAAACAGTCCTTAAAAGTGACAAACCTGTTTTGGTTGACTTTTGGGCAGCTTGGTGTGGACCATGTCGTATGGTAGGTCCTATCATTGATGAGGTTTCTAGTGAATATACAGACAAAGCCGTAGTAGGTAAACTTGACGTTGATGCAAATCAGGAATTTGCAGCAAAGTATGGTGTACGTAATATCCCAACCGTTTTGGTATTCCAGAATGGTGAAGTAGTAGGCCGCCAAGTAGGAGTTGCTCCTAAAAATGCTTACACAGACGCATTGGATGAGTTGTTGAAATAA